The Brassica oleracea var. oleracea cultivar TO1000 chromosome C6, BOL, whole genome shotgun sequence genomic interval TTATCGTAAGCTTTCACCAAGTCTATCTGAAGACAGCCCCTCGTTGTTGGACCTCGTTTGTGGAAACCAGACACCAGTTCTGAAGCTAAGAGGACGTTCTCGCAGAGGAAGGGACCCTTGATAAATCCTACTTGGTTCAGCTGGACTGCCTTAGAGACGAAGATCTTTAGTCGCTTCTTTAGAAGTCTTGCAACCACCTTATAAATAGTAGAGCAACAAGAGACCGGTCTGAATTTAGATAAATCATCAGCTCATGTCATCTTGGGCAAGAGAGCAATAGTAGTAGCATTAAACTTCCGAAGCATTCTCCCTGAGGAGAAAAACTCCTTAACAGCTTGAATAGAATCTACTCCAACTACCTCCCATGCATCTAGAAAAAACTCCACGGAGAAACCGTCGGGACCCGGAGCTTTGGACTTAGGCAGTTTGAAAAACACTTCCTTGATCTCTTCATCAGTTGGGAGACGAGTTAGTTCAGAGGCTAAGGAGTCAGAGCATCTGAAAGGATGCAAGAGGCGAATCTGATCCACTAACATCGGCTCAATTCCCCTGTTATCTGAACCTAAGAGATTCTTAAAATAAGCCACAGTCATGCCTTTGATTTGTTCCTGATTGAAGATCCGAAGACCCGAGGAGTTCCTAAGGTATCGGATAGCATTCCAAGACTGTCTGTTCATAACCGCTCGATGGAAGAATCTAGTGTTTGAATCCCCTTCTTTAAGCCAACGAATTCTTGATTTAAGCTTGAAAAAGTTCTCTTGCGCTGAAGCAAAGAAAGACCAAACCTCTCGAGCTTGAGACTCCTCCGTTACCAGGTCTGGTGTCGGAACAGTGAGTAGTGCATTCTGAATCCTTTCCAACTCTACTAGGGCATCCTTAGTACGTTGCTGAATATTACCAAACCCTTCTCTATTCAGACTACGACAACACTCTTTAGCTAGCTTCAATCGCTGACCCAAAAGAAAGAGCTTAGAACCTGTACCGACAGATTGACTCCAAGAGGCTTGGAACCGGGGCAGAAATTCAGAATGTGTAGAGACGAAGGAGAAGTACTTAAAGCTCTTTCTGCCAGAGTGCTCTGAAGGAGATAGTGAGACTAGGCACGGTGAATGATCGGAATCGCCTGGAGGATCGAAGATCGCCAGAGATTCCGGGAACTGATGAAGCCAAACAGGATTGACTAATGCCCTGTCTAATTTCCGCAAAATAGGATCCTCCGGTCTGGAATTATTCCAAGTGTAGAAAGTTCCCCTGCAGTTGAGATCAATAAGATCATTTGAATCCAGGAAAATTCGAAACTCCTCCATGCCTCTAACTGGAGGATCATAAGCCTCTATAGAATAGTGTTCNNNNNNNNNNNNNNNNNNNNNNNNNNNNNNNNNNNNNNNNNNNNNNNNNNNNNNNNNNNNNNNNNNNNNNNNNNNNNNNNNNNNNNNNNNNNNNNNNNNNNNNNNNNNNNNNNNNNNNNNNNNNNNNNNNNNNNNNNNNNNNNNNNNNNNNNNNNNNNNNNNNNNNNNNNNNNNNNNNNNNNNNNNNNNNNNNNNNNNNNNNNNNNNNNNNNNNNNNNNNNNNNNNNNNNNNNNNNNNNNNNNNNNNNNNNNNNNNNNNNNNNNNNNNNNNNNNNNNNNNNNNNNNNNNNNNNNNNNNNNNNNNNNNNNNNNNNNNNNNNNNNNNNNNNNNNNNNNNNNNNNNNNNNNNNNNNNNNNNNNNNNNNNNNNNNNNNNNNNNNNNNNNNNNNNNNNNNNNNNNNNNNNNNNNNNNNNNNNNNNNNNNNNNNNNNNNNNNNNNNNNNNNNNNNNNNNNNNNNNNNNNNNNNNNNNNNNNNNNNNNNNNNNNNNNNNNNNNNNNNNNNNNNNNNNNNNNNNNNNNNNNNNNNNNNNNNNNNNNNNNNNNNNNNNNNNNNNNNNNNNNNNNNNNNNNNNNNNNNNNNNNNNNNNNNNNNNNNNNNNNNNNNNNNNNNNNNNNNNNNNNNNNNNNNNNNNNNNNNNNNNNNNNNNNNNNNNNNNNNNNNNNNNNNNNNNNNNNNNNNNNNNNNNNNNNNNNNNNNNNNNNNNNNNNNNNNNNNNNNNNNNNNNNNNNNNNNNNNNNNNNNNNNNNNNNNNNNNNNNNNNNNNNNNNNNNNNNNNNNNNNNNNNNNNNNNNNNNNNNNNNNNNNNNNNNNNNNNNNNNNNNNNNNNNNNNNNNNNNNNNNNNNNNNNNNNNNNNNNNNNNNNNNNNNNNNNNNNNNNNNNNNNNNNNNNNNNNNNNNNNNNNNNNNNNNNNNNNNNNNNNNNNNNNNNNNNNNNNNNNNNNNNNNNNNNNNNNNNNNNNNNNNNNNNNNNNNNNNNNNNNNNNNNNNNNNNNNNNNNNNNNNNNNNNNNNNNNNNNNNNNNNNNNNNNNNNNNNNNNNNNNNNNNNNNNNNCGAGATGCCGTAGAAGGAACAAAGATTAGAGCCGCCGTCTGCGAAAGAGTTCGAACCGTAATGTTCCCATGTTTACCCCAAACCGGATTCAAATCGTCGTATATCTTGGACGGAGACGGGCAACGACCATGGAAATGAGCAATAATGTGGTCTTTCCAGGCCTCAGAGGCTTGAAGAACCACCGAATCTGGAGCGAGAACCACCGGAATCCCATCTATCTCACAAGTGGGAGATGAGATCTTGCGAAGGTTTCTGAGTGAGTTTTTGAATCTCTGAGCAAAGGAGGGAGCTTCAATCGACGGGATAGCCGCTGGAGCTGATGAGCTTATGAGAGGAGGAGGCGATTTTGAGTCGGGAGAGACCATATCGTCTTCGTCCGGAGGATCGGGGGTAAGCGAAAGAGCCACAGACGAAACCATCGAATAAGAAGAGAAAACGGGGGGGGAGGGGGAGAAGATTCTCAATCAACGGCGTAAGGCCGTCGACGGCGAGGCAGAAACCCTAGGAATCGCCTCTGTTTTGTTTACACACTTTCTCTACTTACAACGGTTAAAAGAACTTCTTGCAGAGGGGGGTACCAATATTATTTTTATCTTTTGCCAAATTGGTTTAGTACCAAACAATTTACAATGTAATTTCAGTTTCTTGAATCACGGATTCTCACAAACTGAATTCTTATCTTTTCCAATTCCATACAATATCATAATCATGTAATCTACCATTATTATATTTCTGTGTCCCTTCTTATGTCTACATTCCTCTGACTACAATTTGATCTTAGTAGTACTAACTCTTGTTGATGAATACATCCATGTCCTGGGCACTCAATTCAGTTGATAGTGTCAACTGCAAATCAATCTTGTTATGATACAACAAAAAGTAATGAAGGCGAAAAGAGCTTGAGCTACTGAAGTTCAATGAAAAAGGTTATTATTATATGCTTCTCTTTTACACCAGATATGTAGAGCTATGACGTCGGATAGTTATTATTAACATGTCATCAACAAATCAATAAGATTCATCAGTCTTTATGTTTTAAGTAAGATTTAATTCACATGTGCATAATGATTATCAATATCCTTTGAAATTCTTAGCCAGATTCAAGACATGTGTTTCTCAATGCCTCACAAATCACACAACATGGTTTATGTACCTGTTTTCAGTTTCCCCCATAAGATCCATGAGCTTTTTATCTTGATTTCAGTTGATACAAACTCTGGTTTAGCAGAGTCATCTTTTGGGTTTACTTACCTCAGAAGAACATTCTCGGGACTTATCAAGAGTCTTGCCTATCACAGTCACTACACTTGCGCTTTCCTGCAGATTTCGTAGGTGATTTGATCTTAATTTGCTTTGGATCTCAAATATAAACATAGCTGCAAATAATAATTAAAAAAGCAAAGATAAAATCTAAAGAAATAAATCTTTCTAGCAAAATTCAGCATCGATAAATACCCTCGATTTAAACCTTCTTGCAAAATCTTCAAGACGCTGACCCCGCAGCTGGAAGCCATCAGGCTTGGTAAAGATCTTTAGCTAGGGAAAACAAAAGTAGGATTCAATCATATGAGGGGAAAAAGATATAACTGAAACAGGGAACATATACAAATTAATATAACAAACGTTTATAACCTGAAGTTTAACAGGACTGGAGTAAACAATATTGCTTTCGGTCAATCTTTGTGACTAACAAAACTTGTTATAATCAACCCGCTCGCAAAGATGGACAGTAGTGATTGGCACCACCAGCGTGGATGAAGTTGTGGATCACGGAATTTTTCAGATTGAGACAGAGTCGATAAATCAACCAAAAGTTAGATAATCACGATTAAACACAGATGCAATAGATCAGTGGTGACTGGTGATAGGGGAAGATGTCGATACCTTCTCATATAGGAAAAGGAGCCTGATTCCCATAAATTTACCATTTTTTTATGTTACCCGAATCCCAGAAGGGGAGGAGGCGACCAACTATAAACTGAGTAATCCGGCCAAGGCGAAGAGAGTCAAAGGTTGAGTGGTGGACGGCGGTTTGAAAAACTGGAGCATCAGAGGCATAAGAGTTGTTATAATCTGCACTGGGTATATAAATCGATGAGTGTATTTAAGATGAAGGGTTCCATCGATTAAGAAGAAGTTTATATAGAGAGGAAGTACGAAGGTGTAACGATTCAGAACCATTAATGATGAACTCAGTGAAGATGGGGGGGAGATGTAGAGGTTGAGGAAGATAAACTGCTTCAAGGAAACAGAAAGGGTCACTTTGTGTTTCTCAGAGGAGTCTGAAGCGATGAAAACGGTAGATCTCCATTGAAGAAGAAAAGACCAAAGAGGCTTATTTGGGCCACTTTCGGGTTTAGCATATTGGGCAACAAATTTTCTTATGCCTATATATTAAAAGTTTAAAACAAACGTTAAAGTAAATCAAATAAGCCAATTTCTTAAAACATAAAACTCGTTATTAAAAACTTAAATTCAGATTTTTTTCGATGGGATCCACGCATGATGAGGTGAACAGTCTTAGAAGTGAACAAAAATGATCTATTATAATACTCCCTCTGTTTTTTAATGTTACATATTCTAGATTTTTCACACATTTTAATAAAACACATTAAATTTGCATATTTTTTTGTGTTTATCTTTGTTTCATAATTTTAAGCCAATAACAATTCAGTAAGTGTAATTAAGTTTTTTGAAATTTGCAATTAGTTAATAAAACATGTAATATTAAGGAAAAGCACAATTAAGGCTGATATTAAATTGTCTTAATTTGAAAAGTACAGAAACACCCCTGAGATGTCCCGCGCCTATCCCCGTCACCAAACACTCCCACTTTTTCCTCATTCTCCCAGAAACAAAAGATAGCAGAATAGAGAAAGAAGATAACACAAAACCTAATCAATATATACATCATCAGCGATTTCATTCGAGTCCGTGAGTGATGAATCTCGCATTTGCCCTCTCGACTCATCGATTCTGCTAGATTTTCTCTGGATCAATCCTAGGGTTCTTATTCATTTCCGCTCCTTTCTGTTTTTAGAATCTTCCTCCCTCCCTCCCTAGGGTTTTCCTTCTTCCTCCTCATCCGATTTGCGATTGGAGACTGAATCGTACGCAATCGATTAGATTCTTAGCCATCTGGTGTTTGGTAGATAATCTGGGCATATCGAAGGTTATCGCACTCCATTTCCGTGACTTTGAATCGGCGGAAGAGACAATCTAATAGTTAACCGTAACGGTTGGGTAGAGTCTTTGATTAGATTGAAGGTGAGGTTTGTTTACCAAGTCCGGTGACTTGTGACGGCAGAGATTTGCATGGGTGAGAATGAATCATGGGCGGCGGCTTCTCCGCCGTCGTCACCCAGTGGCTTGTTTCCGAACGGGCTGTTGCCGGGGATGTCCGAATCTGTGACACGGCCTCTCGATGCCGAAAGATGGGCCGTTGCGGAGGAAAGAACCGCTGAGCTCATTTCTCATATACAGCCGAATCCGCCTTCGGAAGATCGTCGAAATGCTGTTGCTAGATACGTGCGGAGGCTTATCATGGAATGCTTCCCTCTTCAGGTTGAGGTGGGTTTGTGACTTGTGAATGAATAAAAGCATATAGCAAAGCTTGT includes:
- the LOC106297779 gene encoding uncharacterized protein LOC106297779, whose protein sequence is MVSSVALSLTPDPPDEDDMVSPDSKSPPPLISSSAPAAIPSIEAPSFAQRFKNSLRNLRKISSPTCEIDGIPVVLAPDSVVLQASEAWKDHIIAHFHGRCPSPSKIYDDLNPVWEAYDPPVRGMEEFRIFLDSNDLIDLNCRGTFYTWNNSRPEDPILRKLDRALVNPVWLHQFPESLAIFDPPGDSDHSPCLVSLSPSEHSGRKSFKYFSFVSTHSEFLPRFQASWSQSVGTGSKLFLLGQRLKLAKECCRSLNREGFGNIQQRTKDALVELERIQNALLTVPTPDLVTEESQAREVWSFFASAQENFFKLKSRIRWLKEGDSNTRFFHRAVMNRQSWNAIRYLRNSSGLRIFNQEQIKGMTVAYFKNLLGSDNRGIEPMLVDQIRLLHPFRCSDSLASELTRLPTDEEIKEVFFKLPKSKAPGPDGFSVEFFLDAWEVVGVDSIQAVKEFFSSGRMLRKFNATTIALLPKMT